A region of the Methyloprofundus sedimenti genome:
GATAGTGTGCTGCAGACTGTCGCTACGCGGCTTTTAGGTATGATGCGCAAAGAGGATACCGTAAGCCGTTTAGGGGGAGATGAATTTCTTATTTTGGTAGAAAATATTAATCTCACGTCCGATATAAACGTTGTTGCTGAAAAAATAATTACGTCAATTCAATCACCTCTTCCTTTTAAAGGGAATGATATTTATATTGGTGCAAGTATGGGTATTGCTATCTATCCTCTTGATGCACAAGACTCCGAAGCACTTATTAAAAAAGCGGATTTTGCTATGTATTATGCCAAAAACAAAGGGAAAAATAATTTCAAATTTTATCAAGAAGTTCCGCATGGAGTTGATTAAAAGGAGGTGTACGATTAGCGCCTCCACCTACTATATATTGTGGTGCTGCCAGTCAAATCCATGAGCTATTTCTGCTCCAATAATGGGTTCTGTAACAATTGCTTGCTCAAGCAGTCTCTGGAAAAACAATCCCCGACTACATGATTCCCGACGGTTAAACCGAAATGTAAATTCTTCCAAATAAGACTGCAGATGTTCAGATCGCACTGCCCCTTGGTGTGTACCGAGAATCCACCGCTTGAGCAAACTTGCTATTCGGTGAACACCTGGCATAACTACGTGTGCGGGATCTTCGCCAGCAGAAAGAAACTTCTCTTGGTGTACATAACCATTATGTTACAACTCATTATAGCCGTTCCAGCCATCAGTTTGTACAACAGAACCTGGAGAAATTACATCACAGACAAACGGGACCAACTCATCTCCTGATGCATGCGATATATGACGCATCCGAATTCGGCCAAACCCCATAGGCTCTTTGATTTCAACAGCTATTACAACAATTGCTTTATCAGATCCACGCCCTCTTTTCCCGCCATGATGGATACCACCAGCAAGACTTTCATCGATCTCAACAATACCAGAGAGCTGTTCCCGTTCGATCCTCACCATAGAAATACGAAACCGGTGAAGCATATTCCAAGCGGTAAGATAGCTTGTACCTAATGTTCGTTGCAGTGTTTTAGCTGATAAACCATTTTTTGCTGTTGTCATATGCCAAGCAGCCTCAAACCAAGTTTTAAGGGGTGTTCGTGTTTTATCAAAAATTGCAACTCGAGTGACAGATGTTTGATGACGACATTTCTGACATACCCCCCTATGTCAACATACCTGTCGCCTGTAAAATTTATATTTTAGGAGACAGAAATGGCATCATATAAGTCTGTTTCTTGAATGACTTTGTCTTAATTTATTAGGCAGTAGCTAAGCTGCTGCTTACAATTCCCATTTTATATAATAGGTTAAGGTCAATGTCATAGTCTCCGGGTCTTAGTATGCGTTTTATCGCGTAAGGCTGGCCGTTAGCATCCAAGTCTAATTTGGCTAGATCAACTAAACGTGGCTTAACGCGCTTCTTATTTTCATCTAATAGCATGGTGATCTTAGGTTTTAGTTTTTTAACGGGATTGGTTTCGATGATGACGGCAACTTCTCCATTACTAAGCTCTACAATATTTCCTGGCGGATAAATCCCCAAGCTTTCTATAAACTTAAGGACTAAACTCGAGTCTAGTTGATCGCCACTTGCTTGGTACAATATTTTGATGGATTCTAAGTGAGTTATACCTTTTTTGTATACGCGGTCGCTGCTGAGCGCGTCGTAAATATCAGCAATGGTGACAATACGGGTATATGGTGCGATTTGTTCAGCTGTTAAGCCTCTTGGGTAGCCTTTGCCGTCCATGCGCTCATGGTGGCCGTAGCAAGCATCAATTGCGCTTCCTGGCATGCCGTGACTTGATATAAGTAATTTCCAGCCGCGAGTTGGGTGTGATTGCATTATTGCTAGTTCTTCAGGTTCAAAGCGTCCAGGTTTATTGAGAATTTCTAAAGGGATTTGCATTTTTCCCATATCATGCATCATGCCGCATAAACCTAGTTCCTCGAGCTCAGGTGTCGAAAGGCCAAGTTGCCTTCCAAGGGCAATGGAATAGATGCAGACATTCATGCTGTGCTGCGAAGTGTACTCATCTTTATTTTTTAATTGTGTTAACCACATTAACGCATCAGGTGAGTTGATGATGCTGTTTACACATTCCGAGACAGCTGTTTTGGCAATCGCTACATTAAGTGCTTTACCTAGAGAGGCATTCTCCATAAAGCTTTTTACCAAACTGCTAGTTTTACTATAAACTAATTCTGAATAGGAAAATTCTTGCTCAAAGCTGGTTTTACTGGCGGGAGCTTTGCGATCCTCTAACCAGCCTTTAGAGTAGGGGGTGTTTCTCGCCGCAAGGCGTATAGATTTGTTTTGTTTTGCAAGATCAATAAATACATAGTCGCATTGATTTCGAACTTCTTGTATGTCAGATAGGGTTTTTAATTCAAACCCTTGAAATAAAAAATTAGTTTCTAACCAAGAGCGGTCAAGTCTTGAGACATACATACCAACTTCTAGTTCTTTGACAGAAATTTTAGTTTCTTCTATGGAAGAATTTAAAAAAGCATTGTTGTTATCATTGATCATGAGAAAGTTTTATCCGAGAATATAGCTGTTGAATTATCGCCAAAATGTATTTTTTATAGCAAGTTCGATTTTAAGTAGTTACTTACTCAAGTTTTGGAGTTCAAAATAGCATAATAGTTCATGGCTCACCATGATTTAAAACCTCTTTCTTGAGGGTAAAATGGTCTAATTGCAGTGCTTGCACAAAGAAATATTGGGTTCTTCGACAGCATCCATAATCTGATCAACATATCAACCCAGTTGCTGTTTTATGCCAGCCAGCCCATTGTTGTAATGGTCAAGTAAAACAGGACACATTCTTAAACCTATTTCTGGTGGTGGGTTAAATCTGTGATTCGTGCCAATATTAGGCTAATGAAGTAATTTCATATTTCTACGTTAAAAAGTTGACCCCCTGGAAAAAAGGGCCGTCAACAGCACTTCTTTTTATAAATCCCCAACTACTACTGCAAGCAACATTTCTTATACTTCTTCCCGCTCCCACAGATACAGGGATCATTACGTCCCACTTTCACTAAAGACCTAACCGCTGATTCCAAATAATCCGGCTCTACGGAACCAAGCAGATATTTTAGTCTTTCAGTCATTTCAGGCGCAAACCGATTATAGTTCGGCTTTGGTGTGTCTCGCTTATTTCGCAACCCTAAAGCAATTTCTACATCTTCTAAGTCACCAGGAATACCTATATTCACACGGTCTCGATTAAATGCGTCTCGGATAGGCTCTATCGCTTCTGTTGCTTCCAACTCAATTAATGCACAAATAACCAATCCTGCTACCGAACATAAGGGATGTTCAGATCTTTGATTTATGAGGCTAATCAATGCGGTCGGAATCCAATACCGATTCCAGTAGCAAGCTAACTCATTAATATTACACAACCCTCGGCTGATTAGAGCGTTTACGTTCCCCCACTTCGGTATAAGCTATTTGCTTTTAGTAACTGGGAGAGCCGTTTTTCTAGTGCTTTACTAAAGGCTATGTCACCGTTAAGTATTGAAAATCACCCAGAGCAGAATGTAACAATTGCTCAGGGGTTAGATTGTGGTTCCGATCCATAATTCTGCACCAAGCCAAATAATTAGGTAAATACTTGGTGGCTACACCATGAAAGCGGTCTAGCCATGATTTAAAACGGTGGTGGTATGCATTGACATTTTGTATATGATAGGCCCCTTTAGTCACCCGCTGCCCTTGACTCATGTTAACGATTTCATGAGATACTTTTTCAGCTTTACAAAATGCACCATAAGTTGGATTGCCATCACTCACAAGGAGGGCATCCTGGTCTAGTATTGGCTTTAAATGCGTATCAAGAACAATTTTGCTTATTGGGCCATTACCTGTCACAAAATCTACGGTTTGTTTTGAGCGATCACGAGCAATTAAAATGCAAATTTGCTCATCAGAAATCCCTCGCTTAGTCGCACAGCCCCCTCGTTTCCTTGGTTGACGATTGAGATGGCGTTCTCCTTTATGTGACTCAAGTAAGTAGGTTTCATCAGCTTCTGTAATGCCATGAAGAGCACTGGGACGATCCTGCTGAATCCAGCTTAAAAAACGGTGCCGCCATCGAAAGGTTGTATTTCGATGCACATTAATTTCTTTAGCTGCCTGCCGGACAGTCAATGATTCTGCGATAGCTCCTAAGTAATCAAGCCACTTTGACTTGAGGCGTAGATGAGCAAGAGGCGTTCCTGTCAAAGCATTAAATGTCTTTTTGCAGGCTTTACAGCGGTAGCGCTGAAGGCCATCTTTTATTCCATGCCTGTGGCTTTCGGTATGGGAGCAATGAGGGCATTTACCTTTGCTATCAAATATTGTTTCAATTAAATCAAAAACCTTAGGTTCGTCCTCTAGTTGATCCAGTGCTTTCGTTAGAACAGTGCGTTGATGGTGGTCAAGTTGATTTATTTCGGAAATGAACTCTAAAAACTCTGGGGCTTTCATAACTATCTCCTTAATTTACATGGGCTTTATTTACTTATACGCTCTTGTTATATGAAATTCCATACTTTACGGTGACATAGCCTTACTAAAAGGGTCATTCTCGATTGAAATTGCTTGTTTCAATGGCTGCTATTGGCTGTAAGCAGCCATTCAATAATAAATCTCTCACTGACCATATCTTATTAATACATTACTTAATTAATACAATTCCTGGCGACTTGAGCTCAAAGTATTTTGATTGAAATTAGCTTATATCAGAAAGAGCAGTTAATGCTTCGGATAGACTACTGACAGGAAAGATCTGTAAGCCAGCAATGGCTTTCTTGGGTGCGTTGGCTTTGGGGATAATAGCCTTTTTAAAACCATGTTTTGCTGCATCATTTAGACGAGCATAACCATTGGCTACGGGTCTTATTTCACCATTTAAGCCCAGTTCACCAAAGAAAAAACTATCGTGTGGCACGACGGTATTTTTTAGGCTGGAAACAATGCTGATAAGGATAGCAAGGTCAGAACTGGTTTCGGTGACTTTGATGCCTCCTACCACATTGGCATAGATTTCATCGCTGGCGGTGAATATGCCTCCATGCCGGGTTAATATTGCCAGCAGCATGGCCAGACGATTTTGATCAAAGCCCACGGCCAATCGGCGTGGATTTCCATACTGACATTCGGTTACTAATGCCTGTATTTCAACTAATAAAGGACGTGTACCTTCCCATAAAACAGTAACAACACTTCCGGGTGATGGTTTTTCTGTCCGATTCAGAAACATCGCGGAAGGGTTCTTGACTTCTTTTAGGCCGGCGCTATCCATAGCAAAAAAACCCAGTTCACCGACACTGCCAAAACGATTCTTATCGGCCCTGAGTACTCTAAATCGGGCATCATCCGTTGAGGCAAGAATAAGCTGGGTGTCGACGATATGACTTAATGTCATAGGACCAGCTAATGATTGATCTTTAGTGACATGACCCACCATAAAAACCGAGACACCATTTCTTTTGGCGTATTGAGTTAAATAACTTGCAGATTCTTTAACCTGGGAAACCGAGCCTGGTGTTGATTCAGAGCTTTGCGTGTGCATTACCTGAATGGAATCGATAACAAGAACTCTGGGTTTTATTTCATCAAGCGTATTGCAAATGTTTTGCACTGAAGTTTCAGTCAGCATCTTGATTTTGTTTAATGGCAGATTAAGGCGTATGGCGCGTTCCGCAATTTGCTGTAAAGATTCTTCGCCTGATACATACAAGACACTGACCTCTTGAGCAGCAAGATTGGCGATAACTTGCAATAATAATGTGCTTTTTCCAGCCCCTGGTGTACCGCCTATAAGTACCATGCTGCCGCATACTATGCCACCGCCTAATACTCGGTCAAACTCTGAAATGCCGGTAGCAAGTCGCTCTGTTTGTGCTAAAGTCACTTCAGACAGCAATTGCACTGTACTTTTTGTGCCGCTATAACCCAGGTACTGTGAGCTTGGAGTGTTATTGCCCAAGTGTACTTCCTTAATCGTGTTCCAAGCTTTGCAAGCAGTGCATTGGCCTGACCAGCGAGGCGAATCAGCACCACAATCTGAGCATACAAATGCAGTTGTTTTTTTTGCCATAAGACTTTGTTGTGTTGTTATTGAGAAATCTAATCAGTGTTGGCTGAGTTGGTTGCGCAGTGCTTTAGTTCGCCGGTATTGCACTATCAGCGGCAATAACTATACTCTACAGCCTTTGGAAGATGGCGCTATTGGGAAAACAGGTGGGGGGAGAGAACAATTAAAACTTAGCAACAATGTATAAGCGCTATAAGTTCTCTATCTAGTAATGCGCTGTTAGCCTGGTTAAGTTCAATAAAATGACTTAACGCTGAAATATCATCTAAATCAATATGCTCACATTTAAAGCTGACTTCATTATCTACAGCATGGCTAATAGATAAGTTCATTACAATCGGCGTTGTATCAGGTAATTGCAATGTCAGTGTATAGAGTGACTCCAGGCTATGTTGCTCCCATGTATCTTTAAAGCCTAGTATACAACCATGCAGAGAAATATCGATAAGTTCACATGGATACTCAATATCGCCATAATTGAATAGAGCTAAAGCGCAGTCAAAAAGAGTGTGAAATTGTAGTAGATCCTTATCTGGCTTCATGTCATAACAGTCCGTGAAAATTGCATGAGAATATGGTTAATAAAAATGAGGTCGCCATTTTTTAGTAAAATGGATTTATCCGCTAGTGCTGTATTATTAATTTTGATGTTCTCATTAGGTT
Encoded here:
- a CDS encoding HD-GYP domain-containing protein, yielding MINDNNNAFLNSSIEETKISVKELEVGMYVSRLDRSWLETNFLFQGFELKTLSDIQEVRNQCDYVFIDLAKQNKSIRLAARNTPYSKGWLEDRKAPASKTSFEQEFSYSELVYSKTSSLVKSFMENASLGKALNVAIAKTAVSECVNSIINSPDALMWLTQLKNKDEYTSQHSMNVCIYSIALGRQLGLSTPELEELGLCGMMHDMGKMQIPLEILNKPGRFEPEELAIMQSHPTRGWKLLISSHGMPGSAIDACYGHHERMDGKGYPRGLTAEQIAPYTRIVTIADIYDALSSDRVYKKGITHLESIKILYQASGDQLDSSLVLKFIESLGIYPPGNIVELSNGEVAVIIETNPVKKLKPKITMLLDENKKRVKPRLVDLAKLDLDANGQPYAIKRILRPGDYDIDLNLLYKMGIVSSSLATA
- a CDS encoding SEC-C metal-binding domain-containing protein; protein product: MISLINQRSEHPLCSVAGLVICALIELEATEAIEPIRDAFNRDRVNIGIPGDLEDVEIALGLRNKRDTPKPNYNRFAPEMTERLKYLLGSVEPDYLESAVRSLVKVGRNDPCICGSGKKYKKCCLQ
- a CDS encoding IS1595 family transposase; this translates as MKAPEFLEFISEINQLDHHQRTVLTKALDQLEDEPKVFDLIETIFDSKGKCPHCSHTESHRHGIKDGLQRYRCKACKKTFNALTGTPLAHLRLKSKWLDYLGAIAESLTVRQAAKEINVHRNTTFRWRHRFLSWIQQDRPSALHGITEADETYLLESHKGERHLNRQPRKRGGCATKRGISDEQICILIARDRSKQTVDFVTGNGPISKIVLDTHLKPILDQDALLVSDGNPTYGAFCKAEKVSHEIVNMSQGQRVTKGAYHIQNVNAYHHRFKSWLDRFHGVATKYLPNYLAWCRIMDRNHNLTPEQLLHSALGDFQYLTVT
- the radA gene encoding DNA repair protein RadA, coding for MAKKTTAFVCSDCGADSPRWSGQCTACKAWNTIKEVHLGNNTPSSQYLGYSGTKSTVQLLSEVTLAQTERLATGISEFDRVLGGGIVCGSMVLIGGTPGAGKSTLLLQVIANLAAQEVSVLYVSGEESLQQIAERAIRLNLPLNKIKMLTETSVQNICNTLDEIKPRVLVIDSIQVMHTQSSESTPGSVSQVKESASYLTQYAKRNGVSVFMVGHVTKDQSLAGPMTLSHIVDTQLILASTDDARFRVLRADKNRFGSVGELGFFAMDSAGLKEVKNPSAMFLNRTEKPSPGSVVTVLWEGTRPLLVEIQALVTECQYGNPRRLAVGFDQNRLAMLLAILTRHGGIFTASDEIYANVVGGIKVTETSSDLAILISIVSSLKNTVVPHDSFFFGELGLNGEIRPVANGYARLNDAAKHGFKKAIIPKANAPKKAIAGLQIFPVSSLSEALTALSDIS
- a CDS encoding PilZ domain-containing protein, coding for MKPDKDLLQFHTLFDCALALFNYGDIEYPCELIDISLHGCILGFKDTWEQHSLESLYTLTLQLPDTTPIVMNLSISHAVDNEVSFKCEHIDLDDISALSHFIELNQANSALLDRELIALIHCC